A section of the Quatrionicoccus australiensis genome encodes:
- a CDS encoding efflux RND transporter permease subunit gives MQLPELCIRRPVMTTLLVAAAVIFGVIAYRALPVSELPSVDFPTISVSASLPGAAPETMAAAVATPLEGQFSTIAGLDSMTSTSAQGSTSITLQFSLERNIDAAAQDVQSAISAALRKLPPNMPTPPSFRKVNPADSPVFYIALSSPTLPLPVVDEYAQTQLAQRLSTVPGVAQVQVYGAQKFAVRIRANPDQLAARGMGIDELQQAISQANVNQPVGIFDGIRQTFAIKDNGQLANAAAYRPLIVAWRNGAPIRLEEVATPVDAVENNKIASWNVDKRAIVLAIQRQPGSNTIETVDSIKKILPGFQAKLPAAIEMTTLYDRSISIREAIDDVQFTLLLAGALVILVILLFLRNLSATVIPGLALPISVIGTFAVMYALGYSLDNLSLLALTLAVGFVVDDAIVMLENIVRHMEAGETPFEAAIKGAREIGFTIISMTISLIAVFIPVLFMSGIVGRLLHEFAVTICAAILVSGFVSLTLTPMLCSRYLKHIEAEQHGRVFNAFERFFEAMKNAYERSLSWAMARPRLILASFFLSLALTVLAFVSVPKDFIPSGDSGQLIAFTEGAQDASFASMVEHQRAAAAIVAQDPNIRSFMSSVGSGGIRPTSNTGSIFMLLKPRDERELTPDQIIQELRPKLAAIPGLKVYMQNPPVIRIGGQLTAAQYQYTLQDTDLDELYEWTGKLLGEIRKLPGFVDVTSNLNNQSPVVALDIDRDKLSSLGLTYAQVEDALQSAFSSRQISTIYGAANQYQVILEVAPEFQAEPAMLSRLYVRASGGKLIPLDTVARISRKTQALTVNHQGQLPSVTISFNLLPGVSLGDAVDRIKGMESRISLPVALNTSLQGTAQAFQSSLKGLGVLLLIAILVVYIVLGILYESFIHPLTILSGLPAAGLGALVTLLLFGVDLSLYAFVGVIMLIGIVKKNAIMMIDFALDQQRNKLVAAREAIYSACIIRFRPIMMTTMAALAGTLPIALGIGAGAEVRRPLGLAVVGGLLLSQFLTLYLTPVVYLYLDRFVPKAAPIEE, from the coding sequence ATGCAACTGCCTGAACTGTGTATCCGCCGGCCGGTGATGACGACGCTGCTGGTGGCGGCGGCGGTCATCTTTGGCGTCATTGCCTACCGCGCGCTGCCGGTATCCGAACTGCCCAGCGTCGATTTTCCGACCATTTCGGTCAGTGCCAGCCTGCCCGGTGCCGCGCCGGAAACCATGGCGGCCGCGGTGGCAACGCCGCTCGAAGGGCAGTTCTCGACGATTGCCGGGCTCGATTCGATGACCTCGACCAGTGCCCAGGGCTCGACCTCGATCACCTTGCAGTTCTCGCTCGAACGCAATATCGATGCGGCGGCGCAGGACGTGCAGTCGGCGATTTCCGCAGCCTTGCGCAAGCTGCCGCCCAACATGCCGACGCCGCCGTCCTTCCGCAAGGTCAATCCGGCCGATTCGCCGGTCTTCTACATCGCATTGTCGTCGCCGACGCTGCCGCTGCCGGTGGTCGACGAATACGCCCAGACGCAGCTTGCGCAGCGCCTGTCCACGGTGCCCGGCGTGGCGCAGGTGCAGGTGTACGGCGCCCAGAAGTTCGCCGTCCGCATCCGCGCCAACCCGGATCAGCTGGCGGCGCGCGGCATGGGCATCGACGAGTTGCAGCAGGCGATCAGCCAGGCCAACGTCAACCAGCCGGTCGGCATTTTCGACGGCATCCGCCAGACCTTCGCGATCAAGGACAACGGCCAGCTCGCCAATGCCGCCGCCTATCGGCCGCTGATCGTTGCCTGGCGCAACGGTGCGCCGATCCGCCTGGAAGAAGTCGCCACACCGGTCGACGCCGTCGAGAACAACAAAATCGCCAGCTGGAACGTGGACAAGCGCGCCATCGTGCTCGCCATCCAGCGCCAGCCGGGCAGCAACACCATCGAGACGGTCGATTCGATCAAGAAGATCCTGCCCGGCTTCCAGGCCAAACTGCCGGCGGCGATCGAGATGACGACGCTGTACGACCGCAGCATCTCGATCCGCGAAGCCATCGACGACGTGCAGTTCACGCTGCTGCTGGCCGGTGCACTGGTCATCCTGGTTATCCTGCTCTTCCTGCGCAACCTGTCGGCGACGGTGATTCCCGGCCTGGCGCTGCCGATTTCGGTGATCGGCACCTTCGCCGTGATGTACGCGCTCGGCTACAGCCTCGACAACCTGTCGCTGCTCGCGCTGACGCTGGCGGTCGGTTTCGTCGTCGACGACGCGATCGTCATGCTCGAGAACATCGTGCGCCACATGGAAGCGGGCGAAACGCCGTTCGAAGCGGCGATCAAGGGGGCGCGCGAGATCGGCTTCACGATCATCTCGATGACTATTTCGCTGATCGCGGTGTTCATCCCGGTGCTCTTCATGAGCGGCATCGTCGGTCGCCTGCTGCACGAGTTCGCGGTCACCATCTGCGCCGCCATCCTGGTGTCCGGCTTCGTCTCGCTGACCCTGACGCCGATGCTGTGCAGCCGCTATCTCAAGCACATCGAGGCCGAGCAGCATGGCCGCGTTTTCAATGCTTTCGAGCGTTTCTTCGAGGCGATGAAGAATGCCTACGAGCGCAGCCTGTCCTGGGCAATGGCGCGGCCGCGCCTGATCCTGGCCAGTTTCTTCCTCAGCCTGGCGTTGACCGTGCTGGCTTTCGTTTCGGTGCCCAAGGACTTCATCCCGAGCGGCGACAGCGGCCAGTTGATCGCCTTCACCGAAGGCGCGCAGGATGCCTCCTTCGCGTCCATGGTCGAGCACCAGCGGGCGGCCGCGGCAATCGTCGCGCAGGACCCGAACATCCGTTCCTTCATGTCCTCGGTCGGCAGCGGCGGCATCCGGCCGACCTCGAACACCGGCAGCATCTTCATGCTGCTCAAGCCGCGCGACGAGCGCGAGCTGACGCCGGACCAGATCATTCAGGAGCTGCGCCCCAAGCTCGCCGCGATTCCCGGCCTCAAGGTGTATATGCAGAATCCGCCGGTGATCCGCATCGGCGGCCAACTGACCGCGGCGCAGTACCAATACACGCTGCAGGACACCGATCTTGACGAACTTTACGAGTGGACCGGCAAGCTGCTCGGCGAAATCCGCAAGCTGCCCGGTTTTGTCGATGTCACCAGCAATCTCAACAACCAGAGCCCGGTCGTTGCGCTCGACATCGACCGCGACAAGCTGTCCTCACTTGGCCTGACCTATGCCCAGGTCGAGGATGCGCTGCAGAGCGCCTTCAGCTCGCGCCAGATCTCGACCATCTACGGTGCCGCCAACCAGTACCAGGTGATTCTCGAGGTGGCGCCCGAATTCCAGGCCGAGCCGGCGATGCTGTCGCGGCTCTATGTGCGGGCCAGCGGCGGCAAGCTGATCCCGCTCGACACGGTGGCGCGGATCAGCCGCAAGACGCAGGCGCTGACCGTCAATCACCAGGGTCAGCTGCCCTCGGTGACGATTTCCTTCAACCTCCTGCCCGGCGTTTCGCTCGGCGATGCGGTCGACCGCATCAAGGGCATGGAAAGCCGGATCAGCCTGCCGGTGGCGCTCAATACCAGCCTGCAGGGCACGGCGCAGGCCTTCCAGTCATCGCTGAAGGGTCTCGGCGTGCTGCTGCTGATCGCCATCCTGGTCGTCTATATCGTGCTCGGCATTCTCTACGAGAGCTTCATCCACCCGCTGACCATTCTTTCCGGCCTGCCGGCGGCCGGTCTCGGCGCGCTGGTGACGCTGCTGCTGTTTGGCGTCGATCTCAGTCTCTACGCCTTCGTCGGCGTCATCATGCTGATCGGCATCGTCAAGAAAAATGCCATCATGATGATCGACTTCGCGCTCGACCAGCAGCGCAACAAGCTGGTCGCCGCGCGCGAAGCGATTTACAGCGCCTGCATCATCCGCTTCCGGCCGATCATGATGACGACCATGGCGGCGCTCGCCGGCACGCTGCCGATCGCGCTCGGCATCGGCGCCGGTGCCGAAGTGCGCCGGCCGCTCGGTCTGGCCGTGGTCGGCGGCCTGCTGCTGTCGCAGTTCCTGACGCTTTACCTGACGCCGGTGGTCTATCTGTATCTCGACCGCTTCGTGCCGAAGGCGGCGCCGATCGAGGAATAA
- a CDS encoding efflux RND transporter periplasmic adaptor subunit produces the protein MKKKNLPVMVAVAALATGAAWWYWSNSTGGAAVAKVSPPVPVVLAKAVAQDMPVVLSAVGRAEAYETVTVKSRVDGQVASLQFTEGQHVRQGEELIRLDGNDFGLRLQQAEAALARDDAQLAKAKADTERYVALRARNFVSEEKVNEMRSNEAALTATRRADQAALELARSQLSYTSIRAPFAGVVGAKLVFPGGTVKANDTGLAVINRVQPLYVGFALPEKYLPRLRAAQAKADKAGLTVSVNLPGERQTTFTGKVRFVDNTVDAATGTILLKALFENRDEALMPGQFLNLTLNLDTLDNVVAVPSEAIQQGPDGAFVYVVEAEDKVAVRKIEVGASHAGATAVLKGVAADETVVVDGQLRLTPGAKVVAKKAAATPAATVAPAK, from the coding sequence ATGAAAAAGAAGAACTTGCCCGTCATGGTCGCCGTTGCGGCCCTCGCAACCGGCGCAGCCTGGTGGTACTGGAGCAATTCGACGGGGGGCGCGGCCGTTGCCAAGGTGTCGCCACCGGTACCGGTGGTACTGGCCAAAGCCGTCGCCCAGGACATGCCGGTCGTCCTGAGCGCGGTGGGACGAGCCGAGGCTTACGAGACGGTGACGGTCAAGTCGCGCGTCGATGGTCAGGTTGCCAGCCTGCAATTCACCGAAGGCCAGCATGTGCGCCAGGGCGAGGAGCTGATCCGCCTCGATGGCAATGATTTCGGCCTCCGCCTGCAGCAGGCCGAGGCGGCGCTGGCGCGCGACGATGCGCAACTGGCCAAGGCCAAGGCCGATACCGAGCGCTATGTCGCGCTGCGCGCCCGCAACTTCGTGTCCGAGGAAAAGGTCAATGAAATGCGCAGCAACGAGGCCGCGCTGACCGCCACCCGCCGCGCCGACCAGGCCGCGCTGGAACTGGCCCGCTCGCAGCTTTCCTACACCAGCATCCGCGCGCCGTTTGCCGGCGTGGTCGGCGCCAAGTTGGTGTTCCCCGGTGGCACGGTCAAGGCCAACGACACCGGGCTGGCCGTGATCAATCGCGTGCAGCCGCTCTATGTCGGCTTCGCGCTGCCGGAGAAATATCTGCCGCGTCTGCGCGCCGCGCAAGCCAAGGCCGACAAGGCGGGGCTGACGGTCAGCGTCAATCTGCCCGGCGAGCGGCAGACGACTTTCACCGGCAAGGTCCGCTTTGTCGACAATACGGTCGACGCCGCCACCGGCACGATTTTGCTCAAGGCCCTGTTCGAGAACCGCGACGAGGCCCTGATGCCCGGCCAGTTCCTCAACCTGACGCTGAATCTCGATACGCTGGATAACGTCGTTGCGGTGCCCAGCGAGGCGATCCAGCAGGGGCCGGATGGCGCCTTCGTCTATGTTGTCGAGGCAGAAGACAAGGTGGCCGTGCGCAAGATCGAGGTCGGTGCCAGTCATGCCGGTGCGACGGCCGTGCTCAAGGGGGTTGCCGCCGATGAAACGGTGGTCGTCGATGGCCAGCTGCGCCTGACGCCGGGCGCCAAAGTGGTGGCGAAGAAAGCGGCCGCGACACCGGCGGCAACTGTCGCGCCGGCCAAATAA
- a CDS encoding GNAT family N-acetyltransferase, with the protein MENIRKEAGRDRPKRHQLAVGFARSPSDILEAQRLRYRVFAGEMGANLPSRTPGVDHDIYDPYCEHLVVRDTQSGEVVGTYRILSPENARQIGYYSENEFDLTRLQHLRPRLVEIGRSCVHPDYRTGATITLLWSGLAQYMTEKGYDYLTGCASISMADGGHAAASLYNRLSEYLGPQEYRVFPRCPLPLAALQQDRPAETPPLIKGYLRAGAWICGEPAWDPDFNTADLPILLPMAKVSNRYAKHYLGQAD; encoded by the coding sequence ATGGAAAATATCCGCAAGGAAGCGGGTCGCGATCGTCCCAAACGCCATCAGCTCGCGGTCGGTTTTGCGCGCAGCCCGAGTGACATTCTCGAAGCGCAGCGCCTGCGCTACCGCGTCTTCGCCGGCGAGATGGGTGCCAACCTGCCGAGCCGCACGCCCGGCGTCGATCACGACATCTACGACCCGTACTGCGAGCATCTGGTGGTGCGCGACACGCAAAGCGGCGAAGTGGTCGGTACCTATCGCATCCTGTCGCCGGAAAACGCGCGCCAGATCGGCTACTACTCGGAAAACGAATTCGACCTGACCCGCCTGCAGCACCTGCGGCCGCGCCTGGTCGAGATCGGTCGCTCCTGCGTGCATCCCGATTACCGCACCGGCGCGACGATTACCCTGCTCTGGTCCGGCCTCGCCCAGTACATGACCGAGAAAGGCTACGACTATCTGACCGGCTGCGCCTCGATCAGCATGGCTGACGGCGGGCATGCTGCTGCCAGCTTGTATAATCGCCTGTCCGAATATCTGGGACCGCAGGAATACCGCGTCTTCCCGCGCTGCCCGCTGCCGCTGGCCGCCCTACAGCAGGACCGGCCGGCCGAAACGCCGCCGCTGATCAAGGGGTACCTGCGTGCTGGCGCGTGGATTTGCGGCGAACCGGCATGGGATCCCGATTTCAACACGGCCGACCTGCCCATCCTGTTGCCGATGGCCAAGGTTTCCAATCGTTACGCCAAGCATTACCTGGGGCAAGCAGACTGA
- a CDS encoding DUF3426 domain-containing protein, giving the protein MRTRCPACSTVFRVTSEQLRLKAGKVRCGHCQTLFNAFDQLITETAQVEATPVPVSEVPPVLVGSEIPENPAAFAEVEDRVLPEPEPEPEPEPEPEPEPEPEPEPEPEPEPEPEPEPEPEPEPEPEPPAAAVAEPAVDLPEEPDLPPVERLDAELAESPEESTLAAREAGLVAIRELTDSQSHNRWAAGTLASSGLGAFDSGHARPAVWPFALVSSLLLLTLLAQLLFHFRTDVVRRLPDAAALYELLEVDVPLSRNVELVTIEASDLQADNQRGMFVLQATLRNRATYAQDWPALELTLTDTHDTVVSRRVLAAVDYLPPAVSPAAFPANGETAVRLWIEAHDIGAAGYRLYVFYP; this is encoded by the coding sequence ATGCGAACACGCTGCCCGGCTTGCAGCACGGTTTTCCGTGTTACCTCCGAGCAGTTGCGCCTCAAGGCGGGAAAGGTCCGTTGCGGACATTGCCAGACCCTGTTCAATGCCTTTGACCAGTTGATTACCGAAACGGCGCAGGTTGAAGCAACGCCAGTGCCGGTTTCGGAAGTTCCTCCGGTGCTTGTTGGTAGCGAAATTCCGGAAAATCCTGCCGCGTTCGCCGAAGTAGAAGACAGAGTCCTGCCGGAACCGGAACCGGAACCGGAACCGGAACCGGAACCGGAACCGGAACCGGAACCGGAACCGGAACCGGAACCGGAACCGGAACCGGAACCTGAGCCTGAGCCTGAGCCTGAGCCTGAGCCTGAGCCTGAGCCGCCGGCCGCAGCGGTGGCCGAGCCAGCGGTCGACCTGCCGGAAGAGCCCGATTTGCCACCGGTCGAGCGTCTCGATGCAGAACTCGCCGAGTCGCCCGAAGAGAGCACGCTGGCTGCCCGCGAGGCGGGTCTGGTTGCCATACGCGAGCTCACCGACAGTCAAAGCCACAACCGCTGGGCCGCCGGTACGCTGGCCAGCAGCGGTCTGGGGGCTTTCGACAGCGGCCACGCCCGACCGGCCGTCTGGCCGTTCGCGCTGGTTTCCAGCCTGCTCTTGCTGACCTTGCTGGCGCAACTGCTGTTCCACTTCCGGACCGATGTCGTGCGTCGTCTGCCGGATGCTGCCGCGCTCTACGAGCTGCTGGAGGTCGACGTGCCCTTGTCGCGCAATGTCGAACTGGTCACGATCGAAGCCTCCGATCTGCAGGCTGACAACCAGCGCGGCATGTTCGTGTTGCAGGCGACGCTGCGCAATCGCGCCACCTATGCGCAGGACTGGCCAGCCCTTGAACTGACCCTGACTGATACCCACGACACCGTCGTTTCGCGGCGCGTGTTGGCGGCGGTCGACTATTTGCCGCCGGCTGTTTCGCCGGCCGCGTTCCCGGCCAATGGCGAAACCGCCGTTCGCTTATGGATCGAGGCCCACGACATCGGTGCCGCCGGTTACCGGCTTTACGTCTTTTACCCCTGA
- the prmA gene encoding 50S ribosomal protein L11 methyltransferase, whose translation MSWQSVSFLTDASRAEPLCDALLEAGALAASIEDADAGTPDEQPQFGEPGSVNSPGWAHSRVVALLEADADAHALLAAAGAAIGLDEVPAFSIETVEEQNWVQLTQSQFDPIRVSERLWIVPSWHESPDPAAVNLILDPGMAFGTGSHPTTRLCLEWLERTVSADCTVLDYGCGSGILAIAAARLGAGRVAGVDIDLQAVEAAKANAERNGVTALFADSAQPVAGEYDLVVANILSNPLRVLAPAICAHVRSGGRLALSGILREQAEEIIGIYAQWLPMQVADTREDWVCLSGVKP comes from the coding sequence ATGAGTTGGCAAAGTGTCAGTTTCCTGACCGACGCCTCGCGCGCCGAACCGCTCTGTGACGCCCTGCTCGAAGCCGGCGCGCTGGCGGCCAGCATCGAGGATGCCGACGCCGGCACGCCGGACGAGCAGCCGCAGTTCGGCGAGCCGGGCTCGGTCAACTCGCCGGGCTGGGCGCATTCGCGCGTCGTTGCCTTGCTCGAGGCCGATGCCGATGCGCACGCGCTGCTTGCTGCAGCCGGTGCCGCGATCGGTCTGGACGAGGTGCCCGCGTTTTCCATTGAAACGGTCGAAGAGCAGAACTGGGTGCAGCTGACCCAGTCGCAGTTTGACCCGATCCGCGTTTCCGAGCGTCTGTGGATCGTGCCGTCCTGGCACGAATCGCCCGATCCGGCAGCGGTCAACCTGATTCTCGACCCGGGAATGGCTTTCGGCACCGGTTCGCATCCGACCACCCGGCTTTGCCTGGAGTGGCTGGAGCGTACGGTCAGTGCCGATTGCACCGTGCTCGACTATGGCTGCGGTTCCGGCATTCTGGCCATTGCTGCGGCACGTCTTGGTGCCGGCCGTGTGGCGGGTGTCGACATCGATCTGCAGGCGGTCGAGGCGGCCAAGGCCAATGCCGAGCGTAACGGCGTCACCGCCCTGTTCGCCGATTCGGCTCAGCCGGTGGCTGGCGAGTACGATCTGGTCGTTGCCAATATCCTGTCCAATCCGTTGCGCGTACTGGCCCCGGCCATCTGTGCGCACGTCCGCTCTGGCGGTCGCCTGGCCCTGTCCGGCATCCTGCGCGAGCAGGCCGAGGAAATCATCGGCATCTACGCCCAGTGGCTGCCGATGCAGGTCGCCGATACGCGTGAGGACTGGGTCTGCCTGAGTGGGGTCAAGCCCTGA
- a CDS encoding carbohydrate kinase family protein, whose translation MTTLICGSLAFDNIMVFPDRFKNHILPEQIHILNVAFLVPELRREYGGCAGNIAYNLMLLGGEPMIMATVGDDAPPYLARLDQLGLPRTHIRQVPGTFTAQAFITTDLDDNQITAFHPGAMTFSHLNKVEQVKGAKLGIVAPDGREGMMQHARDFAAAGVPFIFDPGQGLPMFNGDELLDFLQLADYACFNDYEAKLACDRTGRSLEQLAKEVKALIVTRGGEGSEIYADGQRIEIPCVEAEQVLDPTGCGDAYRSGLLYGIVNGYDWLTTGRLAAVMGAIKIAHRGGQNHQPSREEIGARYQRAFGSLPW comes from the coding sequence ATGACTACCCTGATCTGCGGCTCGCTGGCTTTCGACAACATCATGGTCTTTCCCGACCGTTTCAAGAATCACATCCTGCCCGAGCAGATTCACATCCTGAACGTCGCTTTCCTGGTGCCCGAGCTGCGCCGCGAATACGGCGGCTGTGCCGGCAACATCGCCTACAACCTGATGCTGCTCGGCGGCGAGCCGATGATCATGGCCACGGTTGGCGACGATGCGCCGCCTTATCTGGCCCGTCTCGACCAGCTCGGCCTGCCGCGCACGCATATCCGCCAGGTGCCGGGCACCTTCACGGCACAGGCCTTCATCACCACCGATCTCGACGACAACCAGATCACCGCCTTCCATCCGGGCGCGATGACTTTCTCGCACCTCAACAAGGTCGAGCAGGTCAAGGGCGCCAAACTGGGCATCGTCGCACCGGATGGCCGCGAAGGCATGATGCAGCACGCGCGCGACTTCGCTGCGGCCGGCGTGCCGTTCATCTTCGATCCGGGTCAGGGTCTGCCGATGTTCAACGGCGATGAACTGCTCGATTTCCTGCAGCTCGCCGACTACGCCTGCTTCAACGACTACGAAGCCAAACTGGCCTGCGACCGCACCGGGCGCAGCCTGGAACAGCTCGCCAAGGAAGTGAAGGCGCTGATTGTCACCCGCGGTGGCGAAGGTTCCGAGATCTACGCCGATGGCCAGCGCATCGAAATTCCCTGCGTCGAAGCCGAGCAGGTGCTCGATCCGACCGGCTGCGGCGATGCCTACCGCTCCGGCCTGCTCTACGGCATCGTCAATGGCTACGACTGGCTGACGACCGGCCGTCTGGCGGCGGTGATGGGCGCGATCAAGATCGCGCATCGTGGCGGCCAGAATCACCAGCCGAGCCGTGAGGAAATCGGCGCGCGTTACCAGCGCGCTTTCGGTTCCCTGCCCTGGTAA
- a CDS encoding lysophospholipid acyltransferase family protein, which translates to MCTEAARLRLKSSWAIALLDSLGIEVEADLTHVAPGALVVANHISWIDIYVINAALPSAFVSKAEVRNWPLIGWLAAKNDTIFLRRGSRGHARIVNEEIAALLGRGRHVAVFPEGTTTDGRSLLHFHAALLQPALSAGRPVLPVALSYWELDGERSLAPRYDGDISLGQCTRAILGRRRLIARLVTTPLRGLHGEDRRQVAAEAREAIALGARLPLVEAPSADLPVSASAASQPLTSSADSA; encoded by the coding sequence TTGTGCACCGAGGCGGCGCGTCTGCGCCTGAAGTCGAGCTGGGCGATTGCCCTGCTCGACAGCCTCGGCATCGAGGTCGAGGCCGATCTGACGCATGTCGCGCCCGGCGCGCTGGTCGTTGCCAACCATATCTCGTGGATCGACATTTACGTCATCAATGCGGCGCTGCCCTCGGCCTTCGTCTCCAAGGCGGAAGTGCGCAACTGGCCGCTGATCGGCTGGCTGGCCGCGAAGAACGACACCATCTTCCTGCGTCGCGGCAGTCGCGGGCATGCCCGCATCGTCAACGAGGAAATTGCCGCGCTGCTCGGACGCGGCCGGCATGTCGCCGTCTTCCCTGAAGGCACGACGACGGACGGGCGCAGCCTGCTGCATTTCCACGCGGCGCTGCTGCAACCGGCGCTGAGTGCCGGGCGGCCGGTGCTGCCGGTGGCGCTTTCCTACTGGGAGCTGGACGGTGAGCGCAGCCTGGCGCCGCGCTACGACGGCGATATTTCGCTCGGTCAGTGCACGCGGGCGATTCTCGGCCGGCGCCGGCTGATTGCCCGTCTGGTGACGACACCGCTGCGCGGCCTGCACGGCGAAGACCGCCGCCAGGTCGCGGCAGAAGCACGCGAAGCGATTGCCTTGGGCGCGCGTTTGCCGCTGGTCGAGGCGCCCTCCGCCGATTTGCCGGTCAGCGCGTCAGCCGCCAGCCAGCCGCTCACCAGTTCTGCAGATTCGGCCTGA
- a CDS encoding symmetrical bis(5'-nucleosyl)-tetraphosphatase, whose protein sequence is MATYAIGDIQGCFDSLQQLLAKCAFDPVHDRLWLVGDLVNRGPRSLETLRFVKSLGKAALTVLGNHDLYLLMVAEGGAKARGKDDTLQPILDAPDCAELLDWLRQQPLCHVEDDYCMVHAGLLPQWSIKKARKLAREVEAALQGEQYREFIANMWGSQPDRWSDDLEGWPRLRAVVNAMTRMRFCSADGVMDFKVKGELARAPAGYMPWFEVPGRKSAKSVLVTGHWSALGFRLSDNMLALDSGCLWGGHLTAVRLEDRQVFQIDCAAGESVVLVK, encoded by the coding sequence ATGGCTACTTACGCCATAGGCGACATTCAGGGGTGTTTCGATTCACTGCAGCAATTGCTTGCCAAGTGCGCCTTCGATCCGGTGCATGATCGCCTGTGGCTGGTCGGCGACCTGGTCAATCGCGGTCCGCGTTCGCTCGAGACGCTGCGCTTCGTCAAGAGCCTGGGCAAGGCGGCGCTGACCGTGCTCGGCAACCATGATCTCTACCTGCTGATGGTCGCCGAAGGCGGCGCCAAGGCGCGCGGCAAGGACGACACGCTGCAGCCCATTCTCGATGCCCCGGATTGTGCCGAACTGCTCGACTGGCTGCGGCAGCAGCCGCTCTGTCATGTCGAGGACGATTACTGCATGGTGCATGCCGGCCTGCTGCCGCAATGGAGCATCAAGAAGGCGCGCAAGCTGGCGCGCGAGGTTGAGGCGGCGCTGCAAGGCGAGCAATACCGCGAATTCATTGCCAACATGTGGGGCAGCCAACCCGATCGCTGGTCCGACGATCTCGAAGGCTGGCCGCGTCTGCGCGCCGTGGTCAATGCGATGACCCGGATGCGCTTCTGCAGCGCCGACGGTGTCATGGATTTCAAGGTCAAGGGCGAACTGGCGCGGGCGCCGGCCGGCTACATGCCGTGGTTCGAAGTGCCCGGGCGCAAGAGCGCCAAGTCGGTGCTGGTCACCGGGCACTGGTCGGCGCTCGGTTTCCGCCTTTCCGACAACATGCTGGCGCTCGATTCCGGCTGCCTGTGGGGCGGTCATCTGACCGCGGTGCGCCTCGAGGACCGCCAGGTCTTCCAGATCGATTGCGCCGCTGGCGAATCGGTGGTTCTCGTCAAGTAA